DNA sequence from the Corvus moneduloides isolate bCorMon1 chromosome 29, bCorMon1.pri, whole genome shotgun sequence genome:
GGCTGCGCTCCCGGGATCCTGGCGCGTTCCCAGCGGCTCCAGCCGCAGCGCTGGGCGCGGCTCCGAGCGCTCCCGGGGTGTCTGGAACATCCCCGATTCCCTCGGGGTCACTCCTGCGGGACGGGGGCGGGAGCGGCTCCCGCAGCCTGTCCCGGCTTGCCGGGCTAAATTTGGGAGACGTGCGGAGAGACGGGATGGGCAGGTAGGAAAGAGCCCCAGGTGCTCCCTTGGAGGCTCCGTCCGGCTTTTTTGGGGATCATAGTTGGGATTTCCATCggttttcctgctgccctgccctgctccggTGTCTCCAGCGGGAGCTGAACTCGTGTGCCAGCTGGATGGATGTGTCATTCCAGGGATTTACACCTGAGCCGGAGCCTTCTCCTGGCAGGAGTTGGGCTCAGGGAAGCTTTATCCCGGGAATGACTCGgagccagctctgggcaggtgtggagcagctccaggtgccCAGGATCCAGCTGCTGTGGCCGCTTGGAGCACGGACACTTTGTGTTTCCTGCGGAGCAAATAATTCCCGGTGTTCCCGAGCCAGCCACATGGAATTCCCAGCTATTCCCCAGGTGTTTGTCCCGGTCCCAACCCCGCTCTGCAGGGAAAGGCCTCGCCCGGCTGGTTTGCAGGTGGAGCTTCCGTGGCTCTTTGTTGTCGGAGCTGGTTCCTTAtcagcctgggagcaggattgggatggggttgggatgggcTCCAGGcttgggatggggttgggatgggcTCCGCGGCTCCCGCCTGTTTTCCGGAGGGCATTCCTGCACCTGGAGCCGAGGCGGGGGGAGCCGGAGAggtgggagggcagggatggaccTGCCTGCGCCTCCATCCTCGGAGCTGCCGagcattcctgcctggaaaaccGCGCGGTGGGGGATTTCCTGGCGTTCCAAGGCTCCCGAGGGGGTTCATCCCAGCTCGCCGTCCTTGCTGAGCCGCATCCATGGGGTTTAATCCCGAAGGAGGGATTGTGCCACCATTCTCGGGAATTTCAGGGCCTTTCGGAGGGGAAAGCTCCAGACCTGGGTAGGAACTGGGGAGGTTGGAGCTCTGTGAGGGGATCAGAGCTTTCCAAGGGGCCGGAGCTCCATGAGGAGATCAAAACTTTCCAAGGGGATCAGAGCTCTCCAAGGGGTCAGAGCTCCATGAGGAGATCGGAGCTCTCTGAGGGGTCAGAGCTCCATGAGGGGATCAGAGCTTTCCAAGGGGCCGGAGCTCCATGAGGAGATCAAAGCTTTCCAAGGGGATCAGAGCTCTCCAAGGGGTCAGAGCTCCATGAGGAGATCGGAGCTCTCTGAGGGGTCAGAGCTCCATGAGGGGATCAGAGCTCTCTGAGGGGTCAGAGCGCTGTGAGATTGGAGCTCTCCGAGGAGGTTGGAGCTCTCCAAGGGGTCGGAGCTCCATGAGGGGATTGAAGCTCTCCAAGGGGTTGGAGCGCTGTGAGATCGGAGCTCTCCAAAGGGTCGGAGCTCCATGAGGAGATCGAAGCTCTCCAAGGGGTCGGAGCGCTGTGAGATCGGAGCTCTCTGAGGAGGTTGGAGCTCTCCGAGGGGTCAGAGCTCCATGAGGAGATCGAAGCTCTCCAAGGGGTTGGAGCGCTGTGAGATTGGAGCTCTCTGAGGAGGTTGGAGCTCTCCGAGGGGTTGGAAGCTCTGTGAGATCGGAGCTCTCTGAGGAGGTTGGAGCTCTCCGAGGGGTTGGAAGCTCTGTGAGATCGGAGCTTTCCAAGGGGTCGGAGCTCCATGAGATTGGAGCTTTCCAAGGGGTCAGAGCTCCATGAGGGGATCGGAGCTCTCCAAGGGGTTGGAGCTCCATGAGGAGATCGGAGCTCTCCAAGGGGTCGGAGCTCCGTGAGGGGATTGGAGCTCTGTGAGATTGGAGCTTTCCAAGGGGTCAGAGCTCCGTGCAGGGATCGGAGCTCTCCGACGAGGTTGGAGCTCTCCGAGGGGTCAGAGCTCCATGAGGGGATCGGAGCTCTCCAAGGGATTGGAGCTCTGTGAGATCGGAGCTCTCCAAGGGGTCAGAGCTCCATGAGGGGATTGGAGCTCTCCAGGGGATTGGAGCTCTGTGAGATCGGAGCTTTCCAAGGGGTCAGAGCTCCATGAGGGGATCGGAACTCTCTGAGGGGTCAGAGCTCCGTGAGGGGATCAGAGCTCTCCGAGGGGTCAGAGCGCTGTGAAATTGGAGCTCTCCGAGGAGGTTGGAGCTCTCCGAGGGGTCAGAGCTCCGTGAGGGGATCGGAACTCTCCGAGGGGTCGGAGCGCTGTGAGATCGGAGCTCTCCGAGGAGGTTGGAGCTCTCTGAGGGGTCAGAGCTCCATGAGGGGATCGGAGCTCTCCAAGGGGTTGGAGCGCTGTGAGATCGGAGCGCTCCAAGGGGTTGGAAGCTCCATGAGGAGATCAAAGCTTTCCAAGGGGATCAGAGCTCTCCAAGGGGTCGGAGCTCCATGAGGGGATCAGAGCTCTCCAAGGGGTTGGAGCTCCATGAGGGGATCGGAGCTCTCCAAGGGGTCAGAGCTCCATGAGGGGATTGGAGCTCTCCAAGGGATTGGAGCTCTGTGAGATTGGAGCTTTCCAAGGGGTCAGAGCTCCATGAGGGGATCAGAACTCTCCGAGGGGTCAGAGCTCCATGAGGGGATCAGAGCGCTCCAAGGGGTCGGAGCTCCGTGAGGAGATCGAAGCTTTCCAAGGGGATCAGAGCTCTCCAAGGGGTCGGAGCTCCATGAGGGGATCGGAGCTCTCCGAGGGGTCGGAGCGCTGTGAGATTGGAGCTCTCCGAGGGGTCGGAGCTCCCTGCAGATTCCAGAGCTCCCTGAGGAAGCCGAGCTGAGCTCGGATGGGGTCTGGGGGGGTTCTCTGGGATCCCTGGCACTGACgctgtccctgcccttcccctcaGGATGGACCGGATGACGGAGGACGCGCTGCGCCTGAACCTGCTCAAGCGCAGCCTGGAGCCGGCGGAGGAGCGCGAGGACGTCCTGGCCAAGCGGCTGAAGATGGAGGGACACGAGGCCATGGAGAGGCTGAAGATGCTGGCGCTGCTCAAGCGCAAGGACCTGGCGGGGCTCGAGGTGCCCCACGAGCTCCCGGTGAAGCCGGATGGGATCAAGGGATACGAGGAGAAGCTCAACGGGAGCCTGCGGCCCCACGGGGACGGGCGGAGCGCGGCGCGGCCAGGCAAGGAGAACATCAACGATGAGCCCGTGGATATGAGTGCCAGGAGGAGGTGGGTGCCGGGAATTCCGGGAGCTGGCGGGGTGGGAGGAGCCGGGTTGGGAATTaaatgggatttgggatgggtcCCGGAGAGTCCCTTGCGGTGGTGCTGAGAGTTGGGAGGGACTTGGGAATGGCAGGATGAGGGAGATAATTGGGAAGGAAtgaggaaggaattgttccctgtgaggggtGGCAGAGGTTATCCAGGGATTTGTGGATttctcatccctggaagtgtccaaggccaggctggatgaggcctggagcagcctgggatagtgggaagtgtccctggagccttggGCTGCGTCCATCCTCAGCGGAATTCCTCGGATATTGTACAATGTGAGGTTATCCAGCATTGGACACGGACACTTGGATCGGGAAATCTGCCCTGGGAAGAGGTGGGAATGTTCCACTCTGAGCTCTGAAATCGTTGAGAAGTGAGCCTGAGAATGTCTcattttcctggattttcctTGGGAATGTGCTCCACGTCTCCTCAGCTCTGCCCGCCTCCCTCGCTGTGGCTCCTCTTCCAGGGATTCTGTTGGaatgctgctcttccctggaCGAAGGGAATCCGAGGATCCAGCCACACTCGGTGATTCTGCGTGGACGGGTCCGTTCTCCCTCTTGGATTTGGACTCTGGCCCTGCCTTATTCCCCTGATGGAATGTCAATAATCCAGCCGGGATGCATCTGGATGCTCCTGCAGAACTATCCCCAGGAGCCGTAGGACAGCCCTGATCCAGGAAAACCCAGGATCCCAGTGCTGGATGGCTCCGGATGTGCCAGCCCAGTTTGGATCTCCTGGGATGCAGCTTGGGATTGCTTGGATGGGCTCCCGCTGGCTCCATCTCCTTGGGATGCTCTGGAATTCTTCcgctggggcaggggcagctccgTGCTGTGGTACTTTGGAATATCCACAAAAAGCGCTGGAATGTTCGGGAGATGAGGCAATCCCAGCTCTGAGCATCTTCCCGCCCTTGGAGCAGCCGAATCCGGGAGCTGGCATCGGCTCCGTGCTCCCTCCCGGGCGTTCCGAGCTCAAAGTTTGGGATGAGATATTCCATGGTCTCCCCTCACTCCAAGGACCTTCCAGGGAGCTGGAATTACCTCCCAGCCCAGCGTTCCCGCTGCTCCACGCTGGATTATCCCACAGTTTTTCAaggctctccagcagcaggaatgaaatCCAGGATAACAAAAGGCTTTTCTtggcttctccttccctgggatgaTCCCGCCTGGATCCCGCTGGATTCCACCACTGAttcttggtttctttcttttccctgctgctccttttgTTTCCCGATCCTGGTCATGGATCAGTTGGATATTCATGCCAAGTTTTCCTTTATGGAATGAGCTTTTCCAATGGATTGGGGTTGGGATAGGCTTGGAGCAGTGGCATTAACGGGGGTGGGGCTCAGCCCCTTCTCCATCGCAGTGAGGATGAGAATTCCAGGCTGGGATATCCCTGCCgttccctcccatcccagcaccGGGATGCGCTCCTGATTCCCACTTGATTCCCAGGTGGAATTTGCACCCCTGGAGAGAGACCTGGATGGGGGATTAGGGGAGTCCTTCCCTCCCGGTGTCCGTGGGAGCCGCGCTCTGCTCCGGATCCGTGCTGGAACGAGTGGGATCCtgctcccaaaatccccaaatcccacattcCTGGCTCAGCGGGGCTCCCGAAATTCCACATTCCCGGCTCAGTGGgattccttttcctccctgcagtgACCAGGACCGGGGCCGCCTGACCCCGTCCCCGGACATCATCGTCCTGTCGGACAACGAGGCCTCCAGCCCCCGCTCCAGCTCCCGCATGGAGGAGCGGCTCAAGGCAGCCAACCTGGAGATGTTCAAGGTGAGGGAACGGGAATTCCATCTCGGGAAAGCCACGGAGAGCGGGGAAGGGGGAGGCAGTGAAGGATTTGGGGCGTTTCTGAGCAAATCCCAGCTGCGGCCAGCCCGGTTCTTGCAGCCGTGGTTGAAATTCCCGCTCGGATTCAGCTTCCTCCCGCTCCCTTCCTCACGTTCTTCCCGGTAATCCggtgttttccagggaaaaagccTGGAGGAGCGGCAGCAGCTGATCAAGCAGCTCCGGGATGAGCTGCGGCTGGAGGAAGCCCGGCTGGTGCTCCTGAAAAAGCTGCGCCAGAGCCAACTCCAGAAGGAGAACGTGGTGCAGAAGGTGAAGGGCGGCGACGGGCGGGATAACGGGAAGGGCTGCACGGCTCTGTCCGTGGATTCCCGCTCCGGTCGCTCATCCCGCCTCTCCTTCCCAGACTCCCGTTGTCCAGAACGCCGCGTCCATTGTCCAGCCCTCTCCCGCCCATGTGGGACAGCAGGGCCTGTCCAAGATTCCCTCCCGGCCCGGAGCTCAGGGGGTGGAGCCGCAGAATTTAAGGACATTACAGGTGAGCCTTCCCgtttttcctggaaaaactgTTGGATGAGCCACTCAACCGAGGGGCTTTTTCCAAGAGGTTGAGGAATTCCCGCCAATTCCCGGTGCTTGGGGTTGGATTTTGGGTTTGTCAGGAATTAGGCTcggtgatccttgtggatctgggtattccgtgattctgtggATGTCCGGTGGCCCAGCTGGAGTGGGAATTCTCCAACGCCTGCagccttcctgcttttcccacgggaaaagcctctggaagCGTTTGCTCCGTGGattcctgcccttttccttgACCATGGAGCAATCCCGTGGGAAATAGGGGTGCGTCAGCTTGAGCTGGGCAAAGGACCACAATCCTTCAAAATCCAACCCAGTTTGGGGAAAAAGCGAGGGATTTGGGGCTTAGGAATTAACCGGGATTCCAGATAAGCAGGAATTCCAGGGATCAGTGGAATCAGGGCTCCCAGTTTGCCTCGATTCCctccttttgctgttgttttgttccGGAGCTCACGCAGCGCTGCGGGGCTGTTCCGTGCCGCTCCCGGAGCCGCTCCGGTGGTTCCTGGGATGTGATTCCCTGATTCCCtggttccatgattctgtgattccgtgattccCTGAGTCCGTGATTCCATGGTTCCATGATTCCGTGATcccgtgattctgtgattccatgatcccatgattctgtgattccatgattccatgattccctgattccgattccatgattccctgatTCCTTGATCCcatgattccgtgattccatggttccatgattccatggttccgtgattccatgattccatggttccatgattctgtgattccataattccatgattccctgattccatgattccgtgattccatgGTTCCATGATCCCATGGTtccgtgattccatgatcccataattccatgattccgtgattccataattccatgatcccatgattccatggttccGTGATTCCGTGATTCCCTGATTCCATGATCCCgtgattccgtgattccatggttccatgattccatgatcccatgatcccatgattccatgattccctgatTCCGTGGTTCCATAATTCCGTGATTCcctgattccatgattccgtgattccatggttccatgattccgtgattccctgattccatggttccatgattccgtgattctgtgattccatgattccctgattccgtgattccatgGTTCCctgattccatgatcccatgATTCCGTGATCCCATGATCCCATGGttccatgattccgtgattccatAATTCCCTGATTCCGTGATTCCCTGATTCCGTGATTCCCCGATTCCCTGATTCCGTGATCCCGCGAtcccatgattccatgatcctgtgaTTATTCCCCGATTCCCTGATCCCACGATCCCGTGATTATTCCCTGATGCCGTGATTCCGCGATTATCCCGTGGTTCCGTGTGGATTCCCGGCAGGGACACAGCGTCATCCGCTCGGCCGCCAGCTCGGCGCTGCCGCACATGTTGATGTCCCAGCGCGTCatcgcccccagccccgcccagCTCCAGGGCCAGCGCGGGCCCCAGAAGCCCGGCCTGGTCCGCAGCTCCACGCCCGGGATGAGCCCCGCCATCAACTACCAACCGGTGCGCACTGCTTTGGACTGGTttggactggtttgggttggtttggacTGGTTTGggcactggtttgggttggtttggactggtttgggctggtttgggcactggtttgggttggtttggacTGGTTTGGGCACTGTTTTGGACTGTTTTGGATGGTTTGGGCACTGGTTTGggcactggtttgggttggtttgggctggttttggcactggtttgggttggtttggatggtttgggctggtttgggcactggtttgggttggtttggacTGGTTTGGGCACTGGTTTGGGCACTGCTTTGGACTGGTTTGGATGGTTTGGGCACTGCTTTGGACTGGTTTGGGCactggtttgggctggtttgggcactggtttgggttggtttggactggtttgggctggtttgggcactggtttgggttggtttggacTGGTTTGGGCACTGTTTTGGACTGGTTTGGATGGTTTGGGCACTGGTTTGggcactggtttgggttggtttgggctggttttggcaCTGGTTTGGACTGGTTTGggcactggtttgggttggtttggactggtttgggctggtttGGGCACTGGTTCAGGCTGGTTTGGGCACTGGTCtgggctggtttgggctggtttGGACTGGTTGGGGCTGGTTTGGGCACTGGTTTGGGCACTGGTTtggactggtttgggctggttgggcactggtttgggctggtttGGGCGTTGGTTTGGGCTGGTTGGGGCTGGTTTGGGCACAGGTTTGTACCCATTTGTAGTGATTTGGGCTGGTTTGGGCACTGGTTAGGACTGGTTTGTACTGGTTTGGGCACTGGTTGGGGCTGGTTTGGGCACTGGTTTGGACTGGTTTGGACTGGTTTGGGCACTGGTTTGGACGCTGGTTTGGATTGGCTGGCCACTGGTTCTTACCAGTTTGTACCTGCTTGAACTGGTTTGGGCTGGTTGAGCACCGGTTTGTACCGGTTTGTACCGGTTTGTACTGAACCGCCACCCCAAGGCCGAACCCTctcacagctcctctccctctgcaATTCCTGGGATTCCCCAACCCCTGTGGCCCCTCGGACGGATCCCAGCATTCCCGGGGCTCCTCAGCCCCCATTATCCCAAATCCCCACCTCATTCCCACTTCATTCCCACTTCATTCCCATCAATccctcccctcagctccccatTATCCTGAATTCCCGCCTCATTCCCACCTCATTCCCATCAATccctcccctcagctccccatTATCCTGAATTCCCGCCTCATTCCCACCTCATTCCCATCAATCCCTCCCTTCAGCTCCCCATTATCCTGAATTCCCGCCTCATTCCCGCCTCATTCCCATCAATccctcccctcagctccccatTATCCTGAATTCCCGCCTCATTCCCACCTCATTCCCACCTCATTCCCATCAatccctcccctcagccccccatTATCCTGAATTCCCGCCTCATTCCCGTCTCCCCGCAGCAATCCAGCTCCCctttttcccaaattcccacctCATTCCCATCAAtccctcccctcagccctcCATTATCCCAAATTCCCACCTCATTCCCACCTCATTCCCATCAatccctcccctcagccccccatTATCCCAAATCCCCACCTCATTCCCGCCTCATTCCCATCAatccctcccctcagccccctgtTATCCCAAATTCCCACCTCATTCCCATCAatccctcccctcagccccctaTTATCCTGAGATCCCAACTCATTCCCGCCTCATTCCCACCTCATTCCCATCAATCCCTCTCCTCACCCCCCCTTTATCCCGAATTCCCACCTCATTCCCATCAATCCCTCTCCTCAGCCCTCCGAATCCCGAATTCCCACCTCATTCCCATCTCCTCCCAGCAGTCCAGCTCCTTGAACCCCCAAATTCCCGCTTCATTCCCATCTCCCCGCAGCAATCCAGCTCCCCTTTTTCCCAAATTCCCGACTCATTCCCGCCTCATTCCCATCAATCCCTCTCCTCACCCCCCATTATCCCGAATTCCCGCCTCATTCCCATCTCCCCGCAGCAATCCAGCTCCCCTTTATCCCGAATTCCCGCCTCATTCCCATCAATCCCTTTCCTCACCCCCCTTTATCCCGAATTCCCGCCTCATTCCCGTCTCCCCGCAGCAATCCGGCTCCTCGGTGCCGTGCCAGCGCTCGTCGTCCTCCGCCATCTACATGAACCTCGCCTCTCACATGCAGCCGGGCTCGGTGGCCCGCGTGTCCTCCCCGCTTCCCAGCCCCAGCGCTCTTTCCGACGCCGCCAATTCCCAAGCGGCCGCCAAGCTGGCGCTCcggaagcagctggaaaagactCTCCTGGAAATCCCACCCCCGAAGCCTCCGGCTCCTCTCCTGCACTTCCTGCCCAGCGCTGCCAACAGCGAGTTCATCTACatggtggggctggaggaggtggTGCAGAGCGTCATCGACAGCCAAGGTCGGCATTCCCGGGGTTATTCCCGATGG
Encoded proteins:
- the GATAD2B gene encoding transcriptional repressor p66-beta isoform X2, with translation MDRMTEDALRLNLLKRSLEPAEEREDVLAKRLKMEGHEAMERLKMLALLKRKDLAGLEVPHELPVKPDGIKGYEEKLNGSLRPHGDGRSAARPGKENINDEPVDMSARRSDQDRGRLTPSPDIIVLSDNEASSPRSSSRMEERLKAANLEMFKGKSLEERQQLIKQLRDELRLEEARLVLLKKLRQSQLQKENVVQKTPVVQNAASIVQPSPAHVGQQGLSKIPSRPGAQGVEPQNLRTLQGHSVIRSAASSALPHMLMSQRVIAPSPAQLQGQRGPQKPGLVRSSTPGMSPAINYQPQSGSSVPCQRSSSSAIYMNLASHMQPGSVARVSSPLPSPSALSDAANSQAAAKLALRKQLEKTLLEIPPPKPPAPLLHFLPSAANSEFIYMVGLEEVVQSVIDSQGKSAPAVPRVEPFVCAQCRTDFTPHWKQEKGGRILCEQCQTSNQKKALKAEHTNRLKNAFVKALQQEQEIEQRLQQQAALSPTAAPAVPSVGKQDGILRHHTLRQAPQPQSSLQRGIPTSARSMLSNFAQAPQLSVAGGLLGMPGVNIAYLNAGIGGHKASSLADRQREYLLDMIPPRSISQSISGQK
- the GATAD2B gene encoding transcriptional repressor p66-beta isoform X1 gives rise to the protein MDGSSVPVENRESPSGRSEAASGRPGFLENIPRMDRMTEDALRLNLLKRSLEPAEEREDVLAKRLKMEGHEAMERLKMLALLKRKDLAGLEVPHELPVKPDGIKGYEEKLNGSLRPHGDGRSAARPGKENINDEPVDMSARRSDQDRGRLTPSPDIIVLSDNEASSPRSSSRMEERLKAANLEMFKGKSLEERQQLIKQLRDELRLEEARLVLLKKLRQSQLQKENVVQKTPVVQNAASIVQPSPAHVGQQGLSKIPSRPGAQGVEPQNLRTLQGHSVIRSAASSALPHMLMSQRVIAPSPAQLQGQRGPQKPGLVRSSTPGMSPAINYQPQSGSSVPCQRSSSSAIYMNLASHMQPGSVARVSSPLPSPSALSDAANSQAAAKLALRKQLEKTLLEIPPPKPPAPLLHFLPSAANSEFIYMVGLEEVVQSVIDSQGKSAPAVPRVEPFVCAQCRTDFTPHWKQEKGGRILCEQCQTSNQKKALKAEHTNRLKNAFVKALQQEQEIEQRLQQQAALSPTAAPAVPSVGKQDGILRHHTLRQAPQPQSSLQRGIPTSARSMLSNFAQAPQLSVAGGLLGMPGVNIAYLNAGIGGHKASSLADRQREYLLDMIPPRSISQSISGQK